A DNA window from Schlesneria paludicola DSM 18645 contains the following coding sequences:
- a CDS encoding cytochrome b family protein, protein MDHLIHNPDLTASVIYGLGWVYLLLFIMNSFWAHRSLVHDGMCNIRMGGLLGEGQKVPYAAFWALYAGLLLMVAITHLTGWNNPQQFSLVMPEILKTPINKASNPVAFFVGSMTIYILMIVLRKWWTTPTAGWLLLNFSILFLALSITDYDFRQIVGKPDNVPIVAMLYIVGFFTWLYFKKSVENDARKAAGKPLIEQENNEKVLTWPDLVYTELVCMVLVTAVLIAWGIVLQAPLEEPASAAKTPNPSKAPWYFLGLQEMLVYFDPWMAGVVLPSVILVGLMAVPYIDFNKLGNGYYTFNERKFAVSTFLFGFLPLWVAMIVLGTFLRGPNWNFFSPYEYWDVHKLELLNNINLSELFWIEWLGMQLPAVPPGATFAVQAPIIILREFVGLLAVALYLLALPNLMAITVFRSFYIRMGFLRYMVLANLMLMMMSLPIKMVLRWAVNLKYIVAIPEWFFNI, encoded by the coding sequence ATGGACCATTTGATACATAACCCCGATCTTACTGCTTCGGTCATCTACGGGCTGGGGTGGGTCTATTTGCTGTTGTTCATCATGAATTCGTTCTGGGCTCACCGCAGCCTGGTCCACGATGGCATGTGCAACATACGTATGGGTGGCCTGCTCGGCGAGGGACAGAAAGTTCCGTATGCGGCATTCTGGGCGTTGTATGCCGGATTGTTGTTGATGGTCGCCATCACGCACTTGACCGGCTGGAACAACCCTCAGCAGTTTTCGCTGGTGATGCCCGAGATTCTGAAGACTCCAATCAACAAGGCCTCCAACCCGGTTGCCTTCTTCGTTGGTTCAATGACGATCTACATCCTGATGATCGTACTGAGAAAATGGTGGACGACCCCGACGGCGGGTTGGCTACTGCTCAATTTCTCGATTCTGTTTCTGGCTCTCAGCATCACCGACTACGACTTTCGCCAGATTGTCGGTAAGCCGGACAATGTGCCGATCGTGGCGATGCTTTACATCGTCGGCTTTTTCACCTGGCTGTACTTCAAGAAGTCGGTCGAGAACGACGCCCGCAAGGCGGCCGGTAAGCCCTTGATCGAGCAAGAGAACAATGAAAAAGTGTTGACCTGGCCGGATCTGGTCTACACTGAGCTCGTCTGCATGGTGCTGGTCACGGCGGTGCTGATCGCCTGGGGCATCGTGCTTCAAGCCCCACTGGAAGAGCCGGCGTCGGCGGCAAAAACACCCAATCCGTCGAAAGCGCCGTGGTACTTCCTGGGTTTGCAGGAAATGCTGGTTTACTTCGATCCGTGGATGGCCGGCGTGGTGCTTCCAAGCGTGATTCTGGTCGGTTTGATGGCGGTGCCGTACATCGATTTCAACAAACTGGGCAACGGCTACTACACATTCAACGAGCGAAAATTTGCAGTCTCGACGTTCCTCTTCGGATTCCTGCCGCTGTGGGTCGCGATGATTGTGCTCGGCACATTTCTGCGTGGGCCAAACTGGAACTTCTTCAGCCCCTATGAATATTGGGACGTTCACAAACTGGAATTGCTGAACAACATCAACCTTTCAGAGCTTTTCTGGATCGAGTGGTTGGGAATGCAATTGCCGGCTGTACCTCCGGGCGCCACCTTCGCAGTCCAGGCACCGATCATCATCTTGCGTGAGTTCGTGGGACTGCTGGCGGTCGCGTTGTACCTGCTGGCTTTGCCAAACCTGATGGCGATCACTGTTTTTCGCAGTTTCTACATCCGGATGGGCTTCCTGCGATACATGGTCCTGGCCAACCTGATGCTGATGATGATGTCATTGCCAATCAAGATGGTGCTGCGGTGGGCCGTGAATCTGAAGTACATCGTGGCGATCCCGGAATGGTTCTTCAATATTTGA
- a CDS encoding GspE/PulE family protein, giving the protein MEMNTVQAAHPMRISSVFSVLCIIAVMFGVILTEARTANAQGPVVTVARNANSFPPVPGPFYRGNHPQDPRHVGFYFHTLKLAYLIGLFVLWVWTAEWIDTDSRELKVRPKVWNTIFLFAGLVGFVLSLCAPSPFLSFLVMTAGYATPMGIYVAERNKRVPDSAKVLTPRHLKLVAMRLLSRLGMKFNSKELRSHAGGPPIRLIGKSGKGAGEIDRSRQVESSSGYVAARELIYDAILRRTTDVHLEPREHEMSVRLRVDGVMYPAEPFDRATGDALINIFKVLSAMDITERRKPQDGSFRAEMENREIDFRVATQGLQGGEKMVIRILDQGNSVRTLADLGMRKQLVEQMQTIVSQPHGMFLTCGPTGAGKSTTLYAALQEINAFENNIITVEDPVEYKMPNVTQIEINTKAGQTFSTALRSILRQDPDVVLIGEIRDGDTAKISCQAANTGHMVFSTVHANDTIAALFRLIDLEVEPFLLASSISAILGQRLVRKLCQDCKEAYKPSADLLQKIGLPPDKVDKFYRPPKDPEGSCPTCNGLGFVGRVGVFELLVINDRLRDLIRETPNMTAIKAEARKNGMLYMKEEGLRLVVKGTTSLDELLRVVK; this is encoded by the coding sequence ATGGAAATGAATACTGTTCAAGCGGCCCACCCTATGCGAATTTCCTCAGTATTCTCGGTTCTCTGCATCATCGCGGTGATGTTTGGCGTGATCCTGACAGAGGCTCGAACGGCGAATGCCCAGGGCCCCGTGGTGACCGTGGCACGGAACGCAAATAGCTTCCCACCGGTTCCAGGCCCGTTCTATCGCGGAAATCATCCGCAAGATCCGCGTCATGTGGGCTTTTACTTCCACACGCTGAAACTGGCCTATTTGATCGGTTTGTTCGTGTTGTGGGTCTGGACGGCGGAATGGATCGATACGGACTCAAGGGAATTGAAGGTTCGCCCGAAGGTCTGGAACACGATCTTCCTGTTCGCCGGATTGGTTGGATTTGTCCTGTCTTTATGCGCCCCAAGTCCTTTCCTGAGCTTCCTGGTCATGACCGCCGGCTACGCGACGCCGATGGGCATCTATGTCGCGGAGCGAAACAAACGCGTTCCCGATTCGGCCAAGGTTCTGACGCCACGGCATCTGAAACTGGTCGCGATGCGACTGTTATCACGGCTGGGAATGAAGTTCAATTCCAAAGAGCTGCGCAGCCATGCGGGCGGACCTCCGATTCGGCTGATCGGCAAGTCTGGCAAAGGGGCCGGCGAAATCGACCGATCCCGACAAGTGGAAAGCTCAAGCGGTTACGTTGCCGCTCGCGAACTGATCTACGACGCGATCCTGCGACGAACAACCGACGTTCACCTGGAACCACGTGAACACGAGATGTCGGTACGGCTTCGCGTCGACGGTGTCATGTATCCGGCCGAGCCATTTGATCGCGCCACCGGGGATGCGTTGATCAATATCTTCAAAGTCTTGTCGGCGATGGACATCACCGAGCGCCGAAAGCCCCAGGACGGCAGTTTCCGGGCGGAAATGGAAAACCGCGAAATCGACTTTCGCGTTGCGACCCAGGGTTTGCAAGGCGGCGAAAAAATGGTGATCCGAATTCTCGATCAGGGAAATTCGGTACGAACGCTCGCCGATCTGGGAATGCGAAAACAACTGGTCGAGCAGATGCAGACCATTGTCAGCCAGCCGCATGGAATGTTTCTGACCTGCGGACCGACGGGCGCCGGTAAATCAACGACGCTGTACGCAGCTCTACAAGAGATCAATGCATTCGAAAACAACATCATCACGGTCGAAGATCCCGTCGAATACAAGATGCCGAATGTCACGCAGATCGAGATCAACACGAAAGCGGGACAAACCTTTTCGACGGCCCTGAGAAGCATTCTTCGCCAGGACCCCGACGTCGTACTGATCGGTGAAATCCGCGATGGCGATACAGCCAAAATCTCGTGTCAGGCCGCCAACACGGGCCATATGGTGTTCTCAACCGTTCATGCGAACGACACCATTGCAGCCCTGTTCCGCCTGATCGACCTTGAAGTAGAGCCGTTCCTGCTGGCGAGTTCCATTTCGGCCATTCTTGGCCAACGCCTGGTACGCAAACTTTGTCAGGATTGCAAAGAGGCGTACAAACCATCGGCGGACCTGCTGCAGAAGATCGGGCTTCCGCCCGACAAGGTCGACAAGTTCTATCGACCACCCAAAGATCCGGAAGGCTCATGCCCAACCTGTAACGGGCTGGGCTTTGTCGGTCGTGTCGGCGTGTTCGAACTGCTGGTGATCAACGACCGCTTGCGCGACCTGATTCGCGAAACCCCCAATATGACGGCGATCAAGGCCGAAGCACGCAAGAACGGGATGCTGTACATGAAAGAAGAAGGTTTGCGTCTGGTCGTCAAAGGAACGACCTCATTGGACGAATTACTGCGAGTCGTCAAATGA
- a CDS encoding CvpA family protein — protein MIDIACLIVVGVVTWMVANEGIWGAVETFLCTLLAALIAMNFFEPLAVQLKAFLPDSYTDVVALVGLFIGVEFALRLGCENLAPSYIQVIPAVDSLGRWLVGAGTGYLTMAFLLTALHTAPLPREFMQFEPERNNFFGGAPDRQWLGFTQYVSERPLARSILYASANRDIKAAYMPHIFDGRYEVVGNPLKPYSAKDLSGRDSPQVIWPSFPIRYAMRRDRIARNLSPVAPPAPISIPPAQNAPGGGSPSNVNPGF, from the coding sequence ATGATCGACATCGCCTGCCTGATTGTCGTCGGCGTGGTCACCTGGATGGTGGCGAACGAAGGCATCTGGGGTGCCGTTGAAACGTTTTTGTGCACCCTGCTGGCCGCCCTGATCGCGATGAACTTTTTCGAGCCACTCGCGGTTCAATTGAAAGCGTTTCTTCCCGACTCGTACACCGATGTGGTCGCACTGGTGGGGCTCTTCATTGGCGTCGAGTTCGCACTGAGACTCGGCTGTGAGAATCTGGCCCCCAGCTATATCCAGGTGATTCCGGCCGTTGATTCGCTGGGCCGATGGCTCGTCGGGGCCGGTACCGGGTATCTCACCATGGCATTCCTGCTCACCGCCCTGCATACCGCGCCGCTTCCACGCGAGTTCATGCAATTTGAGCCCGAGCGGAACAACTTTTTTGGTGGCGCACCGGATCGTCAATGGCTGGGATTCACGCAGTACGTTTCGGAGAGACCACTGGCCCGGTCGATACTCTATGCCAGTGCGAATCGGGACATCAAAGCCGCGTACATGCCACATATCTTCGACGGGCGTTACGAAGTCGTCGGCAATCCGCTGAAACCGTATTCTGCGAAAGATCTGTCTGGTCGAGACTCACCGCAAGTCATCTGGCCGTCCTTCCCCATCCGCTATGCCATGCGACGAGATCGCATTGCCCGAAACCTTTCACCGGTGGCACCACCAGCCCCGATCTCCATCCCACCCGCCCAAAATGCACCTGGAGGCGGAAGCCCCAGCAACGTGAATCCTGGATTCTGA
- a CDS encoding AAA family ATPase, producing MSDSIEIDGVRLHLSQPDTSEGEWIGQREILQQLMACWLVVDAKDLPLSPRLVGAPGIGKTTLAISAGRVRQQDLYIYQCTADTRPEDLLVTPVLAESGRIKYHASPLVTAMVRGGIVILDEGNRMNEKSWASLAPLLDHRRYVESIVAGITIHAHANFRCAVTMNDDESTFEIPDYILSRLQPTLTLGHPNRDDELSILRFHLPFAETEMLNLTVDFLQQSHQLNLDFSTRDGINVLRYAMKRLAQDPEHPAGKDKVWHEALMNCLGEGAHDLDSLAKRRQQSLGGNMMPMGLGDFFFDPSDPLHPDFDDDDEDEEEDDDES from the coding sequence ATGTCCGACTCGATTGAAATCGATGGCGTCCGTCTGCACCTGAGTCAACCCGATACATCTGAAGGAGAATGGATTGGCCAGCGTGAGATCCTGCAGCAACTGATGGCCTGCTGGCTGGTCGTTGATGCCAAGGACTTGCCGCTGTCGCCGCGACTTGTGGGTGCACCGGGGATCGGCAAAACAACCCTGGCCATTTCGGCCGGTCGAGTTCGCCAGCAGGATCTGTACATTTACCAATGCACGGCCGATACGCGTCCGGAAGATCTGCTCGTCACACCGGTCCTCGCCGAAAGCGGTCGCATCAAGTATCACGCGTCGCCCCTGGTCACGGCGATGGTTCGCGGTGGAATCGTCATCCTGGACGAAGGCAATCGCATGAACGAGAAGTCATGGGCCAGTCTGGCTCCACTGCTCGATCACCGGCGGTATGTCGAATCGATCGTCGCGGGGATCACGATTCATGCCCACGCGAATTTCCGCTGTGCCGTCACGATGAACGACGACGAATCGACCTTCGAAATCCCCGACTATATTCTGAGCCGTTTGCAGCCCACGTTGACGCTCGGTCATCCCAACCGAGATGACGAACTGTCGATCCTGCGGTTCCATTTGCCGTTCGCGGAAACGGAAATGCTGAACCTGACGGTCGACTTCCTGCAGCAGTCACACCAGTTGAACCTCGATTTCTCGACACGCGACGGAATCAACGTTCTGCGGTATGCGATGAAGCGATTGGCGCAAGATCCGGAACATCCGGCCGGAAAAGACAAAGTCTGGCACGAGGCACTGATGAACTGCCTGGGTGAAGGTGCCCATGATCTGGACTCGCTGGCGAAACGGCGGCAGCAGTCGCTGGGCGGAAACATGATGCCAATGGGGTTGGGAGATTTCTTCTTTGACCCCAGCGACCCGCTGCATCCCGATTTTGACGACGACGATGAGGACGAGGAAGAGGACGACGACGAAAGCTGA
- a CDS encoding coiled-coil domain-containing protein, with protein sequence MFTSEHSRTRTIENQLAEQLKQTWLMLFMGITIGFLGLHFLVARPMSLEISHLKSALSTVEERMETLASTSENVWEANSLLSSLRAQQGQVADARLALQSIRQLRGDVIEVAAQNDAVSKAIAGVDELHARIIDQRTITDEATTTFNLIQSLENAVVAQQETHQTAATALDEMIELKETAGSQAQDLAQAQSSLKQLVELSAELRKQVEHLESARASLNGLAALKSGLNDAAQNLEAAEAVSGKLAGLQRRLAEGGQQAEIATERAERLIGLNGKLIGGELNLDASEQNLDAILKMQGKLIDEHLNVATSEENLNGMLKMQNVLQVQTRSVAEAIQTLEILSNFREELAAQIHSLGDFRRDLVEISLMETSVAKVARMMKPLAELGNLRRLSDDELRHAARSILDGRTATRVTKNSLETRPAPISSVFAEETAQESAGIVPTPTDE encoded by the coding sequence ATGTTTACATCCGAACACTCGAGAACGCGAACGATCGAAAACCAACTGGCGGAACAACTTAAGCAAACCTGGCTGATGCTGTTCATGGGAATCACGATCGGATTCCTCGGACTGCACTTCCTGGTCGCACGACCAATGTCGCTGGAGATTTCGCATCTGAAATCAGCACTGTCGACGGTCGAAGAACGAATGGAAACCCTGGCCTCCACCAGCGAGAACGTGTGGGAAGCCAACAGCCTGCTGTCGAGCCTGCGTGCCCAGCAAGGTCAGGTGGCCGACGCCCGCCTCGCTTTACAATCGATTCGACAACTCCGCGGTGACGTGATCGAAGTGGCCGCTCAGAATGACGCCGTCTCGAAAGCCATCGCAGGCGTTGACGAACTGCACGCCCGAATCATTGATCAACGAACCATCACGGACGAAGCAACGACCACCTTCAATTTGATCCAATCTCTCGAAAATGCGGTTGTCGCGCAGCAGGAAACGCATCAGACCGCCGCGACGGCATTGGACGAGATGATCGAACTGAAAGAGACCGCAGGTTCGCAGGCACAGGATCTCGCACAGGCTCAATCGTCGCTCAAGCAACTGGTCGAACTGAGTGCCGAGTTGCGCAAGCAAGTCGAACATCTTGAATCGGCACGAGCGAGCCTGAATGGATTGGCGGCGCTGAAATCCGGTTTGAACGACGCCGCACAGAACTTGGAAGCCGCCGAAGCCGTCTCCGGCAAGCTGGCCGGACTGCAGCGACGGCTCGCGGAAGGTGGGCAACAGGCCGAGATCGCAACTGAACGGGCCGAGCGTTTGATTGGCCTGAACGGCAAGCTGATCGGCGGCGAATTGAACCTGGATGCTTCGGAACAGAACCTGGACGCCATCCTCAAGATGCAGGGCAAGCTGATCGATGAGCACTTGAATGTCGCGACATCGGAAGAGAACCTGAATGGCATGCTGAAGATGCAAAATGTTCTGCAAGTTCAGACGCGATCGGTCGCCGAAGCAATTCAGACGCTCGAAATCCTGAGCAACTTCCGCGAAGAACTGGCCGCCCAGATCCACTCGCTGGGGGATTTCCGACGCGATCTGGTTGAGATCAGCCTGATGGAAACCTCGGTTGCCAAAGTCGCACGGATGATGAAGCCGCTGGCGGAATTGGGCAATCTTCGCCGCCTGAGCGACGACGAATTGCGTCATGCCGCTCGCAGCATCCTCGACGGCCGCACGGCAACCCGCGTCACGAAAAACAGCCTCGAAACCCGTCCTGCCCCGATCAGCAGCGTGTTCGCTGAAGAGACGGCCCAGGAGTCAGCCGGAATCGTTCCGACACCCACCGATGAATAA
- a CDS encoding QcrA and Rieske domain-containing protein, with amino-acid sequence MEEKKPSTADILAKIRAQKAAAAAAAGETQGAPADAPATPAADVSTSPPAAATPAAAAPAPKPPAAPGAKPGSTKDILAAIRAGGAKPAAAAASVTPAAAPVPAASASTTPAASAPAAAAAGPRPSVQEMLKAVREGKAGTMAAQPASAAPAKAASVAAPPMPAKPVATAKAGKTEPVRRGLAGLSTVAIFSAACFVLGFMLGSKMLLVSGALVWALLMTPFAAAWASLLGIGGIWTLGTARFMFPNVLVEPPSKFKVGPLSDYPINTVSNKWKDQFGIWIVHTDQYEGRNMIFALTSVCTHLGCTPNWLDGEQKFKCPCHGSGFYITGVNFEGPAPRPLERAGLRIAEDGMLEVNKSVKFQEEMGQWTDPTSFVNVV; translated from the coding sequence ATGGAAGAAAAAAAGCCTTCCACTGCCGATATCCTCGCGAAAATCCGAGCCCAGAAAGCAGCCGCGGCAGCCGCTGCTGGGGAAACCCAGGGGGCTCCTGCGGACGCACCCGCAACACCTGCGGCTGATGTCAGCACTTCGCCTCCCGCGGCAGCGACTCCAGCAGCCGCTGCTCCTGCACCAAAGCCACCGGCGGCACCCGGTGCCAAGCCCGGTTCAACGAAAGATATCCTCGCTGCGATCCGTGCAGGCGGAGCCAAACCAGCCGCCGCCGCAGCGTCAGTGACACCCGCGGCGGCCCCGGTTCCTGCCGCTTCAGCCTCTACAACCCCGGCGGCTTCAGCTCCAGCAGCGGCCGCAGCAGGTCCTCGTCCCTCCGTTCAAGAGATGTTGAAAGCCGTGCGGGAAGGTAAAGCGGGGACGATGGCCGCTCAACCTGCATCGGCGGCTCCGGCCAAAGCAGCATCCGTCGCAGCGCCTCCCATGCCGGCCAAGCCCGTCGCAACGGCCAAGGCTGGAAAGACGGAACCAGTCCGACGAGGACTCGCCGGGTTGTCGACAGTCGCCATATTCAGTGCCGCCTGTTTTGTCTTGGGGTTCATGCTCGGCAGCAAGATGTTGCTTGTCTCCGGGGCATTGGTGTGGGCGTTATTGATGACTCCTTTCGCCGCCGCGTGGGCATCGCTGCTCGGAATCGGCGGAATTTGGACGCTGGGAACCGCACGATTCATGTTCCCAAATGTCTTGGTTGAACCACCCTCCAAATTCAAAGTCGGGCCATTGTCTGACTATCCGATCAACACCGTTTCCAACAAATGGAAAGATCAATTCGGCATCTGGATCGTTCACACCGATCAGTATGAAGGCCGCAACATGATCTTCGCGTTGACCTCCGTCTGTACTCATTTGGGCTGCACGCCGAACTGGCTGGATGGCGAACAGAAATTCAAATGTCCCTGCCATGGGTCAGGCTTCTATATCACCGGGGTGAACTTCGAAGGCCCCGCACCGCGTCCACTGGAACGAGCGGGATTACGAATCGCCGAGGATGGCATGCTCGAAGTCAACAAGAGCGTGAAATTCCAGGAAGAAATGGGTCAATGGACCGATCCAACCTCGTTCGTGAACGTGGTTTGA
- a CDS encoding cytochrome b N-terminal domain-containing protein: MSVGDYIRGSQIWKSIFRHPAPVDRRNRIVVMLTNFFLHLHPVSIKQQGIALSYTWCMGGITFFLFLVETITGVLLMFYYRPTLEFAFNDILALRDVTTLGIMREVHRWSAHAMVITVWLHMYRVFLTGSYKPPREFNWVIGVLLLVLTLLLSFTGYLLPWDQLAIWAITVGSNMARATPFLGYEGPGAQLLNIGGYDLITNGSDARFLLLGSRFVGEATLNRFYILHCVAIPLVVSLLIAIHFWRVRKDGGISQPL, translated from the coding sequence ATGTCAGTTGGTGACTATATTCGCGGTTCACAGATCTGGAAGAGCATCTTTCGGCATCCCGCGCCGGTCGATCGTCGCAATCGCATCGTCGTGATGCTGACGAACTTCTTCCTGCATCTGCATCCAGTGTCGATCAAGCAACAGGGCATTGCGCTGTCGTACACCTGGTGTATGGGCGGAATCACGTTCTTTTTGTTTCTGGTGGAAACAATTACGGGCGTGTTGCTGATGTTCTATTACCGTCCGACGCTGGAATTCGCCTTCAATGACATTCTTGCACTGCGCGATGTCACCACGCTGGGAATCATGCGGGAAGTGCACCGCTGGTCGGCCCATGCCATGGTGATCACCGTCTGGCTGCATATGTATCGCGTGTTTCTGACCGGCAGCTACAAACCGCCTCGCGAATTCAACTGGGTCATCGGGGTCTTGCTGCTGGTGCTGACGTTGCTGCTGTCCTTTACAGGCTATCTGCTGCCGTGGGATCAGTTGGCGATCTGGGCGATCACCGTCGGTTCGAACATGGCACGCGCCACACCGTTCCTGGGATACGAAGGACCTGGCGCTCAGCTGCTCAACATCGGCGGTTATGACCTGATTACCAACGGTAGCGATGCACGTTTTCTGCTTCTTGGCAGCCGATTCGTGGGTGAAGCCACATTGAACCGGTTTTATATTCTGCACTGCGTTGCCATCCCCCTGGTGGTATCGCTGTTGATTGCGATTCACTTCTGGCGTGTCCGTAAGGACGGGGGCATCAGCCAGCCGCTGTGA
- a CDS encoding GlsB/YeaQ/YmgE family stress response membrane protein gives MHLFWSIVIGIAAGWLSGKIMKGRGFGLLGDLIVGVVGAVVGDVLFGALGLHAEGLLGNLIVATAGAVVLIFAVRIISNHSR, from the coding sequence GTGCATCTTTTCTGGAGTATTGTCATCGGGATCGCGGCAGGTTGGTTGAGCGGCAAAATTATGAAAGGTCGCGGCTTCGGGTTACTCGGCGACCTGATCGTCGGAGTTGTTGGTGCCGTTGTCGGTGACGTCTTATTCGGCGCACTCGGATTACACGCGGAAGGGCTGCTGGGCAATCTCATCGTCGCAACCGCCGGTGCGGTCGTGCTGATCTTCGCCGTACGGATCATCAGCAATCACAGCCGATAA
- a CDS encoding NAD-dependent epimerase/dehydratase family protein, translating into MRVLVTGGGGFLGQAIVRRLIARGDSVRSLQRSAAPTLEAWGVDCVRGDLTDLAQVQAASEGCDLVFHVAAKAGVWGKFDEYYRANVVGTDNVLAACRSQGIPKLVYTSSPSVVFTGHDEQGIDESVPYPKTYLTHYPQTKAIAEQRVLAANGAALSTVALRPHLIWGPGDNHLVPRLIQRAQSGRLRRVGNGENLVDATYIDNAADAHLLAADRLGFASVVAGKAYFISNGEPIPLWTLVDRLLACAGVPPVSRSISASTALLAGGILEFVYRLTGRRDEPPMTRFVARQLSTSHWYRLDAARRDLGYDPKISIDEGLKRLTDSLRQS; encoded by the coding sequence ATGCGTGTGTTGGTGACAGGTGGTGGTGGATTCCTGGGGCAAGCAATTGTCCGGCGACTCATCGCGCGGGGTGACAGCGTGCGCAGTTTACAGCGCAGCGCCGCTCCGACTCTCGAGGCGTGGGGCGTCGATTGCGTTCGCGGCGATCTGACGGATCTCGCGCAAGTGCAAGCGGCTTCTGAGGGATGCGACCTGGTCTTCCATGTGGCCGCCAAGGCCGGCGTGTGGGGGAAGTTTGACGAATACTATCGCGCGAATGTCGTTGGGACTGACAACGTGCTCGCCGCGTGCCGCAGTCAGGGAATTCCAAAACTCGTCTACACCAGCTCTCCCAGCGTGGTATTCACGGGGCACGATGAACAGGGGATCGATGAATCAGTCCCGTATCCCAAGACGTATCTGACGCACTACCCGCAGACGAAGGCGATTGCCGAGCAGCGGGTGCTGGCGGCCAACGGAGCTGCCTTAAGCACTGTCGCGTTGCGTCCGCATCTGATCTGGGGTCCCGGCGACAATCATCTGGTTCCACGCTTGATTCAGCGGGCCCAGTCGGGCCGCCTGCGTCGGGTTGGAAACGGCGAGAATCTGGTGGATGCGACCTATATCGATAATGCCGCCGATGCACACTTGTTGGCTGCCGATCGACTTGGTTTCGCTTCCGTCGTCGCCGGCAAGGCGTACTTTATTTCGAATGGCGAGCCGATCCCGCTGTGGACACTCGTCGATCGGTTACTCGCCTGTGCTGGCGTGCCCCCGGTCTCGCGTTCGATCTCCGCGTCGACGGCGCTGCTCGCAGGCGGGATTCTCGAGTTTGTTTACCGCCTCACAGGCCGCCGTGACGAGCCGCCGATGACCCGGTTCGTGGCAAGGCAACTCTCGACGTCGCATTGGTATCGACTGGACGCGGCACGGCGCGATCTCGGCTACGACCCCAAAATCTCGATCGACGAAGGGTTAAAACGACTCACGGACTCGCTGCGACAGAGCTGA